Below is a genomic region from Deinococcus koreensis.
CCCCGCGCTCAGGTGGGCATACACCAGCCGGCGGTAGCTGGCGTCCACGTCGGCCTTGTCGGGCATGGCGACCGTCTCGGGCTCCAGATACGCGCCCTTCACGATCCGCAGGTTGGGGTGCAGGTCGTCCAGAGCGGCGCGGTCGGCCTCCGAGCGGTAGAGGTAGCTCTGCAGCACCGTGCCGACGTGCGCGGCGCCGAACTCGCCCACCAGCGTGCGGAACTGGCTCAGCGTCACGTCCACGCGCGGGTGATCCTCCATGTCCAGGCACACGAAGCCGCCGTACTGCTTGGCGCGGCCCACGATGCGCCGGGCGTTGGTCAGGCCCAGGTCGGCGCCGGCCACGGTCTGGCCCTGCCCCACGCTGGACAGCTTGACGCTGACGTAGCCGGGGACGCCGGCCGCGTGCGCCTCGTCCAGCAGGTTCAGCACCTTGTCGGCGAATTCGTTGGCCCTGTCCGGGCTGGCGACGAACTCGCCCAGCAGGTCGAGGTTGCCCAGGATGCCGTCGCGTCGCAGCTCCTGCACGGCCCCGAGGGCGGTCTGCACGCTCTCGCCAGCCACGAAGCGCTGGGCGACGCCCCAGCCGCGCGAGCGGACGACGTGTTCAATGGTCTTCTGGCCGGCGACGGTCAGGACGGCTTTGCGGTAGAGCTGGTCAATCATGGCGGGTCTCCTCGGTCGTCCGGGCCAGGTCGTGCAGGACGAGGGTGGCGAAGGTCTGGACGTGCGTGCGGGCGGCTTCGCGGGCCGCGTCGGCGTCACGGGCCAGGATGGCGGCCAGCAGGGCGGCGTGCTGGGCGTCGGTCTGGGGATGGGCGTTGTAGGTGCGGGTCTGGTGCTTGATCAGCGCCACCCGCTGCTCCAGATCGCGGGCCAGGTCGCCCAGCACCGCGTTGTGGGCGGCCAGCGTGATACAGCGGTGGAAGGCCAGATCGAGCCGGGTCTGTTCGCGGTAGTCGCTGGTGGGCGCGGCCTGCAGCGTGTCCAGGGCCGTTCCCAGGGCCCGGGCGTCGGCCGGGGTGTGGGCCCGGGCGGCCAGCGCGGCCGCCAGTCCGTCCAGCTCCTGGCGCACCACGTAGGCGTCACGGGCCTCGGCGGCGCTCACCGTCCGCACCCGCACGCCCTTGTTCGCCTCGGCCACCAGCAGGCCGTCCTGCGTCAGCCGCATCAGCGCCTCGCGGATCGGGGTGCGCGACACGCCCAGCCGCTCGCCCAGCTCGACCTCGCCCAGCCGCTCTCCAGGGGCGATCTCGCCGTCCAGCACGGCCCGGCGCAGGTGTTCGTAGACGCCGTCCCGCACCAGGGTGGGTCGCTCGAAGGCGGTCGCGGTGGGGGCGGTCATCGTGGATATTGTATACAATCGTGCCTCCCTCCGTGTCATCGGTGTTCGAGTTCGGATTTGGGGCACCAGGCTCAGGGATCGGTGGGATCGCCGCGCCGCTCGGCCAGTCGGTGCAGCGGGCTCAGGACGAACAGGAACAGCAGGGTCGCCCCGGTGGCGAACACGTACAGGTGAAGTCCGCAGGCCACCCCGACGCCTGCCGTGGAGAGCAGGCTGGCGGCGGTCGTCAGCCCCCGGGTGTGCTCCCCCCGTTTCGAGGAGAAGATGGTGCCCGCGCCCAGGAAGCTCACGCCGCTGACCACGGCGGCCAGCACGCCCACCAGATCGAAGCGCACGCCGTCCTCGGGCGAGCCGTACTGCACGATCAGCTGCTCGGCCAGCACCACGAACAGCGACGAACTGATGCCCACCAGCATGTGGGTTCGCAGCCCGGCGCCCGCCCGCTTGCTCTCCCGCTCCCAGCCGATCAGGCCGCTGAGCAGGGCCGCGACCAGCAACCCGAGCATCAGGCCCAGCTCCGCCCAGATTCCCGACCACAGTTCCGTCATGCTCCCACGGTACGGAGCCCGGCGCGTGCCGGTCTTGATGAGATCTTCAGGGACGTGTCAGGGGATGCGTCCGGAGCACGGCACCGGGGGCGCCGCTGTCATGGGCGTGTCCGATGCGGCCGGAATGCGTGAACCCCTCTCCCGCCCGGAGTGGAAATGGACACTCGGTCTGCAGCAGGGGAACCCGAGGCCGTGTGATCCCTGGGTTCCGTCGGGAAAACTCTTCAGTTGGGGCGGCGTCCGTCAGGCTGGCCGATCCGAGTACTTCGGCGGGCGCGGCTCAGTCCGAGTAGGCCGTTTCGATGGGGAAGATGCGCCCGGAGAGCGTTTCCAGCCCCCGTTTGCCCGAGCGTTTCTGGCACGATTCGGTCGCCACGCACAGGGTCACGTAGCGGGTCAGGCGGCGGCCCACGTGCACACGAAAAACCGCAGCTTCGGAGCGGCTGCGGGTGAAGTGGCACAGGTCGCAGTGCAGCGCGTTCTTCCCCTTGGGATCGACCGGCGTGAATTCGGCCAGCTGGTCGCCGTGCACCAGGGCCAGCCGGCCATCGGCCACACGGTACAGGCCCAGGGTGGGGGGGGCCCCGGTCTGTTCCTCCCCGAACAGTTCCCGGTGGGTCTCCGGAAACAGTTCCCGCAGAAGATCCCTAACGCTGTGATCCTGGTGGTGCGGGTCACTCATCTCCAGAAGTGTACCTGCCCGGCGGGGCACGGAAAGTGGACGCTGGCACAGGTGTCCGGGGCGCATCCGGATAGACTGCGCCCTGTGAGGTCACGCACCGCCAACCGCAGCGGCATCGTCATCCGGCGGCGGGTGACGCCGGCGGGCGACATCATCGTGACCCTGCTGACTCCGCAGGGCAAACTCAAGGCGGTGGCGCGGGGCGGGGTGCGCGGCCCGCTCGCCAGCCGCCTGAACCTTTTCCACCATGTCGGCGTCCAGATCTACCAGGGGCCGCACAACGATCTGGCGAGTGTCCAGCAGGCCATTCTGGAAGGTGCACTGCCGAAGCTGGCTGAGCCCGAGCGTTACGCCTTCGCCCACCTGATGGCCGAGTTCGCCGACGCGCTCTTTCAGGAAGGCGAGTTCAGCGATCAGGCCTTCGAACTGTTCGCCGGCGCCCTGCGTGGGCTGTCGCACCAGCCCGATCCGGAGTGGGTGGCGCTGGTGCTGAGCCACAAGCTGCTGGCGCTGGCCGGCTTCGTGCTGAACACCGGCCACTGTGCGCGCTGCCGGGCTCCCCACCCCGCGCACCCCGATCCGTTGGGCGGGCAACTGCTGTGCGGCGCGTGTTCCAGCCTGCCGGCGTACCAAGGCGAGGCGCTGGAATTCCTGCGGAGCGTGGTTCGTCAGACCGTGCGGGCCAGCATGGAGGGGCCGGTGCCGCCCGAGCAGCGCCCCGCGCTGTGGAAGGCACTGGAGCGCTACGTGACCGTCCATATCGGCAACGTCCGATCGTGGCGCCAGCTCCTGCCGATGGCCGCGCCGGCCTTTGCCAGCCCTGGCCCTGTGGCTGACGCTGTGGTCGACACTCAGGCCCCGTAGGCCGCGATCGCTCCCAGCAGGGCCACGGGCGCCGTCTCCGCCCGCAGGATGCGCGGCCCCAGCGTGACCGACTGGGCGCCCCGTTCCAGCAGCCCGGCGACCTCGGGGTCGCTCAGACCGCCCTCGGGACCAGTGAGCACGGTCACGGGGGCCGTCCAGTCCAGCAGGTCGCCCAGCCGCTGGGCCGCGCCGGGCTGGGCCACGAACAGCCTCCCGGTCCAGTGCAGGGCGCCCAGGGGGATGGGGGAGAGCACGTCCGGCACCACCGCGCGCCGCGACTGCTTGCTGGCCTCCTGCGCGACCCGCCGCAACCGAGTCAGCTTCTGCTCCCCGATCTCGCGGGCGTCGGCACGGGCCGTGACCAGCAGCTGAATCCGCGCCACCCCCAGCTCTGTGGCGGCCCGCACGACCTCCGAGAGCTTGTCGCCCTTGAGGAGCGCCACCGCCAGCGTGAGGGGAAAGGGGGTCTCTGAGGCGCCCGCGGTCTCCTCGCCCAGTTCGAGCACGGCCCGGGACTCGTCCAGCTCCAGCACGGTCGCCCGGGCCTCGGCGCCCTGGCCGTCGAACACGCGCACTTCGTCTCCCGGCCGGAGGCGCAGCACATGAAGATGTCGCGTCTCGGCCGGCCCCAGCGTCATCTTCCCCCGGAGCGCCGGCACCCGGACGCGGTGGCGGGTCATCCCTGCGGCGCGCGGGCGGTCAGCAGCACCCACTCGCCGTCCTGGCGCACCTGCAGCTGGCTGAACCCCTCCCGCTCCAGGGCCTCACTCACCAGCGCGAGCTTGCTGCCCAGGATGCCGGTCAGGATCAGGGGGCCGCCGGGGCGCAGGGTGACCGCGTATTCGCCCGCCAGCAGATCGTGCAGTTCGGCGTACAGGTTGGCGACGAGCACGTCGCAGGCCGGCTCCGGCGCGTCCGAATCCAGCCCCAGGCTGCCCTCGGCGAAGCTGACCCGACCCTGGGGCACCCCGTTGATCTCCGCGTTCTCCCAGGCGATGGGAATGGTGATGGGGTCAATGTCCAGCCCCCGCGCGTGCCCGGCGCCCAGCAGCGCCGCCGCGATGGCCAGCACGCCGCTGCCGGTGCCCACGTCGAGCACCGTGCGGCCGCTCAGCTCCAGCTCGCCCAGCGCCTCCACCGCCATGCGCGTAGTGGCGTGGTGGCCGGTGCCGAAGGCCATACCGGGTTCGATGATGAGTGCGACCTGCCCCGCCGGCACCTCGCCGGTCAGCCAGGGCGGCACGATGGTCACGCGGCCGGCGTGCACCGGGCGCAGGTTCGCCTTGAACTCGGCCAGCCAGTCCTGATCGGCCTCCTGGCGCCACTCGCCGTCGCTGACTTCCGGCGCCAAGTCGGCGCGGTCGTCGAAGTAGACCCGGATGGTGCCGGCGCGCTCCTCCAGGCCGGTGGCGCCGGCTTCCCACAGCAGATCGAGCTGGGCTTCGCGGGTCTCAAAGGTGCCGGGCAGGTGGTACACGAGCATGGGGGAAGTGTAGCGGGGCCGCGCCGCCAGGATTCCGGACGGAACCGTCCCCACCCACCTCCGGACGTCCACGTCCAGCCCGCCCCAGTCGAAGCGTTTCGGTGTGGAGGACGGGTGCCTCAATCCTGTGGGGGCAGCGGGGCAGAGGAACCGTGGTTCCAGCGAGTCCGCTGGGCCACCGCCCTAAGCCATCCGGCCGACCTTGACGATCCGGACACTCAGGTTCATCATACCGTCTTATGGACAAGACAGTTTCAAGCTTGGAACTATGATCCCCCCCGACCTCCCCTCGCCGTCCGAGGTGCCGCCGGCCAACCGGGAAGCCGCCACCCGGCTGGGCCACACCATGCGCCGGCTCCACAAGCACATCAGCAGTCTGGTCATGGGCGGCATGCAGGACGAACTGCAGGAACTCGACCTGTCGTTCTCGCAGATGACGGCCCTGCACCACCTGCGGGCCTATTCCCCCGCCACCGTCACCGTCCTCTCGGAGCGCACCCGGCTGAGCCTGCCGGCCGCCAGCCACCTGCTCGAACGCCTGGTGCAGCGCGGGCTGGTGACCCGCCAGGAGAACCCGGAGAACCGCCGCGAGAAGCTGGTCGCCCTCACGGGCGCCGGCCGCGCCGTGCTGGAACAGATGGACTCGGCCTTCGTGGGCGCCTATATCAGCACCTTCGCCCAGCTCAACCCGCAGACCATCGAGGCCGCCGAGGGCCACCTGCGTGCACTGCTGAATGAACTTGAGCCCGCCGCCGCCTGCGCTGCCCCCCAGGAGACCGTATGACCACCCCCACTGCCCGCGCGCCCGAAGGCCGCATCAACTACGCCGAGACGCTCGACTTCCCCACCAAGCGGATCATCCTCTTCGGCGTGCTGCTGGGGCTGTTCCTGGCCGCGCTGGATCAGACCATCGTGTCGACGGCGCTGCCGATCATCGTTCAGGAACTCGATGGCCTGAGCCTGTACTCGTGGGTCACGACCGCCTACCTGCTGGCCAGCACCGCCATGGTGCCCATCTACGGCAAGCTCAGCGACATCTACGGCCGCAAACCGATCCTGCTCTTCGGCATCGTGGTCTTCCTGGTCGGCTCGGCGCTGTGCGGGATGGCCGGCGAGCCCTGGTTCGGCAACCTCTTCGGCGGCGGCATGATGCAGCTCGTGGTGTTCCGTGGCCTGCAGGGCCTGGGCGCCGCCGCGCTGACCTCGGTGGCCTTCGCCATCATCGCCGACCTGTTCGCGCCGGCCGACCGGGGTCGCTACCAGGGGCTGTTCGGAGCGGTGTTCGGCCTCAGCTCGGTCATCGGGCCACTGCTGGGCGGCTTCCTGACCGATAACATTTCCT
It encodes:
- a CDS encoding 50S ribosomal protein L11 methyltransferase translates to MLVYHLPGTFETREAQLDLLWEAGATGLEERAGTIRVYFDDRADLAPEVSDGEWRQEADQDWLAEFKANLRPVHAGRVTIVPPWLTGEVPAGQVALIIEPGMAFGTGHHATTRMAVEALGELELSGRTVLDVGTGSGVLAIAAALLGAGHARGLDIDPITIPIAWENAEINGVPQGRVSFAEGSLGLDSDAPEPACDVLVANLYAELHDLLAGEYAVTLRPGGPLILTGILGSKLALVSEALEREGFSQLQVRQDGEWVLLTARAPQG
- a CDS encoding proline dehydrogenase family protein, whose amino-acid sequence is MIDQLYRKAVLTVAGQKTIEHVVRSRGWGVAQRFVAGESVQTALGAVQELRRDGILGNLDLLGEFVASPDRANEFADKVLNLLDEAHAAGVPGYVSVKLSSVGQGQTVAGADLGLTNARRIVGRAKQYGGFVCLDMEDHPRVDVTLSQFRTLVGEFGAAHVGTVLQSYLYRSEADRAALDDLHPNLRIVKGAYLEPETVAMPDKADVDASYRRLVYAHLSAGNYVNVATHDESIIRDVQHYVLAHGISKDAFEFQMLYGVRRDLQRQLAAEGYRVRAYIPYGRDWYPYFSRRIAERPANVMFVLRGMLRG
- a CDS encoding GntR family transcriptional regulator, translating into MTAPTATAFERPTLVRDGVYEHLRRAVLDGEIAPGERLGEVELGERLGVSRTPIREALMRLTQDGLLVAEANKGVRVRTVSAAEARDAYVVRQELDGLAAALAARAHTPADARALGTALDTLQAAPTSDYREQTRLDLAFHRCITLAAHNAVLGDLARDLEQRVALIKHQTRTYNAHPQTDAQHAALLAAILARDADAAREAARTHVQTFATLVLHDLARTTEETRHD
- a CDS encoding 16S rRNA (uracil(1498)-N(3))-methyltransferase; this encodes MTRHRVRVPALRGKMTLGPAETRHLHVLRLRPGDEVRVFDGQGAEARATVLELDESRAVLELGEETAGASETPFPLTLAVALLKGDKLSEVVRAATELGVARIQLLVTARADAREIGEQKLTRLRRVAQEASKQSRRAVVPDVLSPIPLGALHWTGRLFVAQPGAAQRLGDLLDWTAPVTVLTGPEGGLSDPEVAGLLERGAQSVTLGPRILRAETAPVALLGAIAAYGA
- a CDS encoding MgtC/SapB family protein gives rise to the protein MTELWSGIWAELGLMLGLLVAALLSGLIGWERESKRAGAGLRTHMLVGISSSLFVVLAEQLIVQYGSPEDGVRFDLVGVLAAVVSGVSFLGAGTIFSSKRGEHTRGLTTAASLLSTAGVGVACGLHLYVFATGATLLFLFVLSPLHRLAERRGDPTDP
- a CDS encoding MarR family winged helix-turn-helix transcriptional regulator, coding for MIPPDLPSPSEVPPANREAATRLGHTMRRLHKHISSLVMGGMQDELQELDLSFSQMTALHHLRAYSPATVTVLSERTRLSLPAASHLLERLVQRGLVTRQENPENRREKLVALTGAGRAVLEQMDSAFVGAYISTFAQLNPQTIEAAEGHLRALLNELEPAAACAAPQETV
- the recO gene encoding DNA repair protein RecO, with protein sequence MRSRTANRSGIVIRRRVTPAGDIIVTLLTPQGKLKAVARGGVRGPLASRLNLFHHVGVQIYQGPHNDLASVQQAILEGALPKLAEPERYAFAHLMAEFADALFQEGEFSDQAFELFAGALRGLSHQPDPEWVALVLSHKLLALAGFVLNTGHCARCRAPHPAHPDPLGGQLLCGACSSLPAYQGEALEFLRSVVRQTVRASMEGPVPPEQRPALWKALERYVTVHIGNVRSWRQLLPMAAPAFASPGPVADAVVDTQAP